From the Fusobacterium ulcerans ATCC 49185 genome, the window ACTTCTCTGATTAGCTATTTCTACTATACTTCCTCCCAGCTCATTTCCTGCTGTTATATCTAATTTTGCATTATTAGAAGAAACAGAATTAAGGTTATCTATTCCTTGATCAAGATCATTTATATTCAATATTTTTCCTCTATTTATAGGAAAAGAAGTAAAAATTTTTAAATTTTCCTGTTTTTTTTCATTTTTAAATCGAATCTCTTCTACATGACCTTCTATTACTTTTAAAAATATCCTTCCTTCTGGAATATTTGATTTTTCCATATCTATTTTTACTCTGACAGAAATATATCCTTCTTCTAAATAGAGATTTTCAAGTTCCTTCATCAGATTCAATATATTTTTTCCACCTTTTTTTCCTACATATCTTTTTTTCAAAGACTCAATTTGAAATTTCTTCAAAAGAGTATTTCCTTCAATAATAATACTCTTTATTTCACTCCCCATAGCTTGAATATCTTCCTCAATATCATTTAACTTGACTTCATCCTTTATCCCACTCTTTTCTAACTTCCTTATCTCTTCTGCCTGTCTTCTTCTTTCTTCTCTATTTAATTCCTGCTGATTCCCATAGGTGCAGTAATTAAGTATTAAAAAAATCCAAAAACATATCCCCTTGATTTTCATAAAATCTCTCCCGGCAAACTTTCCAATATATACTTCTAATATTATCTCTTTTTCAGTATATTTCTTAATATATATTTAAGTGCTTTTTATCAAATAAATTTCTACCCTCTATTTTTATCTTTATTTTTATATTTTTTTATATTTTCGATGTCATTTTAATATTTTTTTAAAAATAATGTTATTTTAACTATAAATATATACTTTTTAATATATCAAATATGCTAATTTATATTTTAATTGTATATTTTAAATATTATCATTTTTTAGGGATTTTATATACCTAAATATTAAGAGGTATACTTTTTCAAGTTATTAATCTTCTTGTAACCATTTTTTTTCATATTATACAAATTCTAAATCACTTTAATTATATAAATATATAATTTTAATTATAGATTATAATTGAAAAACAGAACTTTGAACTGTAAACTACCAATAGAAAAATATATTAAAATAAAAATTATAAAAAAACCTCAGACATATTGTCTGGGGTTAAAATAAATTTTTGTTTTTTATATTCATTTTTTGCTGAAGCTGCCTTAATAACATTACTACTAAATTTATTATATTTTATTCTATTATCATTTTGCTTTTTGCCATCATTCTACAATTGCTACAGCTCTAACAGGACAGCCATCTATTGCTATTTTCAAAGGCATACATGAAAAATAGAATTCTTTGTTCAAAATATTTTCTAAACTATACAAATTTTCCACTATTATCTTATCAGATGATAAAAGAAGTTTATGATTTTTCAATTCACAAGAATCATAATTATCTGGTGAAATACAATCTATTCCAATTCCTTTTAAATGAGAATCTGCTATTTTTTTAACTATTTTATTTGAAATAATTGGATAATTTTTAAAATATTTTTCCTCATTCCAATATTTACCCCATCCAGTATGAATTAATAGATAGTCAATATTTTTAATCAAATCAAAATCAATAGTGTCTAAATTTTCAAAAGAAATACATATTCCCTTCCCCCAAAAAGCAGCAACTGGAAAGTCACATATATTCCTTCCATTTTCAATTAAGTGAAGAGGAACATCTAAATGAGTCCCAAGATGTGAAGTCAATCCTAAATAAGTTACATTGAAATTATCTTCTTCATATGAAAAAATAGATTTAATCTCTGGTTTTTCTGCATCACAATATACAGTCATATTATTTTCTATTTTATGTGTTAAGTCATATATTTTCATAGATCCCTCACTATTTTCTCTGAATATAATTATTTTATTTCTTAATATTTATCCCTATTTAAAAAACTTATTATTAATGTTTTGTAATAAATTTCAAACTATTTTCTAAAGTTACAATTCACGCTGTTCAGTTTTATTATCTATTCTTTTTTTTAGATAAAAAATTAAAATTTTATTCATACTAAAATTATCATATACTAAGATAAAGGAAATTCAAAATATATCCAGTAAAAGAGAGAGAGAAGAAAAGAATACTATGAAAAGTTTACCTGAAAAACTGTTGAAAGTAAAAAATATTAAAAACACTAAAACCAATAGATTAAAGGAGAAATTAAAATGAAAGTAATGTTATTAAATGGAAGTCCAAATGAAAAAGGATGTACTTACACTGCATTGAGAGAAGTAGAAAAGGTACTGAACAAACATGAAATAGAAACAGAGATTATATATCTTGGTAAAAAACCTATTGCTGGATGTATAGCCTGCTCTAAATGTTTTGAAACAGGAAAGTGTATATGGAATGATAAAGTGAACGAAATAGCAGAAAGATTGGGTGAAATAGATGGACTAATTATTGGTTCTCCAGTATATTATGCCAGTGCCAATGGAAGTTTAATTGCCTTTTTAGATAGATTATTCTTTTCAGCAGGAGAAAAAATGGCAGGAAAATTAGGAGCTTCTATAGTTTCATGCCGTCGTGCAGGTTCTACAGCTGCATTTGATCAGTTAAACAAATATTTTACAATCAGCAATATGCCTATTGTATCATCTAACTACTGGAATCAAGTACATGGTTTTACTCCTGAAGATGTAATGCAAGATGAAGAAGGACTGCAAATAATGCGTACTCTTGGGGAAAATATGGCATGGTTATTAAAATGTATAGAAGCTGGAAAAAAAATGAATATCCCAAAACCAGAATATGAAGAAAAAATAATGACTAATTTTATCAAATAATGTTTTTTAATGACCTTGTGAAGTAATTTCTGTAAATCGAAGATAATAAAAAAATATCTATATCCTGGCATTTTCATTTTAGAAAGTTTGAAAAATTCTATCCAAGTTCAATGAAAAGCTGGAGCAAAAATTTGGATGTTATCAACCCAATATTTAAGTTTTCTACTAAGGTTAGAAAAGTTATCTATACAACTAAGACCATAGAAAGTTAAATAGTCAGAGAAACGTATTTCCAAGTGATTCAGTGCTATTAAAAGCTCTGTAGCTATCAACTTTTGAAGCAATAAAAAAATGGACTTCAACATTGAGAAACTGGGAAAGAATTTATGGAGAACTCCAAATTAAAATAACTGTTTATTTTTAAGTCAAAGCTGCCAACAGACAGCTTTGACTAAAACCTTATTATACATTTACACCATAATTTTGACAAAGAGCTTTAAGTCCATTTTGATATCCTGCTCCTACTGCATTAAATTTCCAGTCATTTCCATGTCTATAAATTTCGCAAACCACTATGGCTGTTTCAATAGAAAAATCTTCCATAAGATTAAATCTCAGCACTTCTTGTCCATCAGTATCAGTTTCATTTACCATTCTGGCTACTCTCACATAAGCATTTGATACTTGACCAAAATTTTGTCTTCTAAATACTGCATCATGAATAGTTACTGTTATAGCTATTTTATATATTTCCTGAGGAATTTTTCTGAAATCAATGATGATTACTTCATCATCTCCATCGCCATCTCCAGTTAAATTATCTCCAGTATGAGTAACAGCACCATTATAAGCAGTAAGATTATTATAAAAAATAAAATCTTCATCTTTTAAAACTTTTTCATTTTTACCAAGCAAAAATGCTGAAGCATCTAAATCAAAATCATAGCCACCAGAATATTTATTAGTATCCCAACCTAGTCCAATTAATGCCATAGTTATATTTTTATCAAGATTTACACGTTGTCCTTTTGATAAATTTACACTCATACATTTTCCCCTTTTTTTCTATTTTTTTATTACAATTTTTTTTCTTATTATATCAACTGGTATAATTGTAAATGCCATAATAATTACTGCTGCCCATTCTTTTAAAGTTAAACCATAACAGTTTAAGACAGCTCCTCCTAAGTATGTCATAATAACTTGTACAATTACAATAAGAATAATTATGTTAAGGAATCCTTTATTTTCAAAAATATTATCAAATAAATTAGTTTGCTCAGTTCTTGCATTGAAAGCATTAAAGACAGATATAAATATAAAGAAAGCAAAATATCCAGTCAGAAGATATTCATTATTTATTCCTGGTCTAAATAAAGCCTTTATTTGTGGTGTAAGAAGGAAGAACATACTTAGTATAAATGTCCAAATACTTCCTGTAAATATAGCACTCCACATATAGCTGCTGACAATATTTTCTTCTCTGCGTTTAGGTTTTTCCTGCATAAATCTTTTTAAAGCAGGTTCTCCTCCAAATGCCAGAGCTGCTAAAGTATCCATAACTAAATTTACCCATAAAATTTGAGTAATTGAAAGTGGATTTTCCATTCCAAGTAAAGGAGAAACAAATGATACCATTACTGCAGCTACATTGATTGTAAGCTGAAATATTATAAATTTTCTAATAGAATTGAAGATTGTTCTTCCATAGAGAATAGCTTTTTCAATAGACATAAAGTTATCATCTAGTATAACAATATCTGAAGCTTCTTTTGCTACTTCTGTGCCACCACCCATAGCAAATCCAACATCAGCTTTTTTCAAGGCAGGAGAATCATTAACTCCATCTCCTGTCATTCCTACTACAAGATTCAGCTCTTGAGCTATTTTTACAAGTCTAGATTTATCACTAGGCAGAGCTCTTGACACTACTTTAATATTTTTCATTTGAGCAGCAATCTCATTATCAGTCATTTGAGCTAGTTCATCAGAAGTATAAACTAAATCTGCCTCTTCAGTAAGAAGTCCAGCTTCTTTAGCAATAGCTACAGCAGTATCTTTTCTATCTCCAGTTATCATTACTACTTGTATTCCTGCCCCTTGCACCTCTTTTATAGCAGAAATAGATTCAGGTCTTACTTCATCTCTAATACCTATAATACCAATTAAAGTACAATCTTCAATTTCTTTATCATCTTCATGTATTTTTTTTTCACAGCTTGCAAATGCTAATACTCTTATAGCTCTTCTGGCAAGCTCATTTATTATATTTTCTATTTTATCATGGTCATTAAACTCTTTTTTCTCCCCTTCTTCAGTATAATAATATTTACATTTTGAAAGGAGTTTTTCAGGAGCTCCTTTTACTAATGTTATATCACAATCTCCAGTTACAGAACAGGCAGAATATTTATTTGTACTATTAAATGGCAATGAACAGCAGACTTCAACATCCAAATCACAGCAGTTTTTTCCAACAAAGCCAAGAATAGCTCTTTCAGTAGCATTTCCTCCAACTATTTTAATATTATCTCCATCTCCTGTAATAAGGGCATTTGTATTTTTAAATATATTAAGAGAAAATATTTTTTTTAGTTCCTCAGAGATATGATCATATTTTTTAGTTTCCTTACCAGTTCCATCTACAAATAATATTGTTTCTAATTTTCCTTTTGTAATAGTTCCTGTTTTATCTGAAAAAAGGATATTTAAGCTTCCAGCAGTTTCAATACCTACTATTTTTCTTACTAGTACATTATCTTTCAGCATTTTAGACATATTCAATGCTGATACAATAGCTATCATTAATGGAAGACCTTCTGGAACTGCCATAACTATAATGATAACTGCAAGCATAACAGCATGAATTAAGTCATTCACTAAAACTATCCAGTTAGAACAATAAGCAATAATTCTTGCCATTTCAAAGCCATTATGTATTACAATTCTTTGAAATAAAAGTGCTATTGCTATTGCTATACCACCAATATACCCAAATTTACTTATATCATCTGCAAGTTTTCCAAGTTTTAATTTTAATGGAGATTCCCTATCATCATCTATTTGTAACTCACTTGCTATCTGACCATATACACTCTTGTCTCCAACTACAGTAACTTCCATCACAGCATTTCCAGAGCAGACAACTGCACCTCTGAATACTTTATATGGATTTAAAAAGTCCATTGAAGCTTCTTCATCTTTATAATTTTCTGCCAATGGTTTTTTAGTAGCTTCCTTAGTTTCCCCATTTAAAACAGATTGATCTACTTTAATAGTTCCATCTGTAATTATTCCATCTGCTGGAATCTTATCTCCAGATTGAAGTAAGACCCAATCTCCTACTACTATATCATTAATAGATATTTCAGTTACTTCATTGTTTCTATATACTTTGCACATTATTCTTGAAGCTTCTTCTTGAAGCTTCTGGAAAGCATTTTCATTTCTATATTCGGAAAATGTAGAAACAAATGTAGCAAGTATGACAGCTACAGCTATACCAAAAGGCTCATACCATTCTGTTTGCCCCATGAATGTAAAAATAACATTGATAATTAGAGCTACACACAATATTTTTATCATTGGGTCGCCAAAGTTATCCTTTAGTTTATCAAAAAAACTTTCTGTTTCCTGTTCTGTAATTATGTTACTACCAAATTTTTCTTTTGATGCTAGAACTTCTAAATCCGTTAATCCCATCTTTTTCAAAATATTTTATCCTCCTTAGATGCTTTTTCTTCTATTCTTGAAAAACTTTTTTTACTATTTGCAGCATTTTATCTGAAAAAAACTCTTTTTCAGATATAGCATATTGCTCCTTTTGTCTAGATAAAAATTTTTTTAATTGTTCTGGAAAAATAGATATATCTGCTTTTTCCAACATTGGAATATCCATTTCACTATCTCCTGCACAGATTACTGTATCAGCTTTTAAAAATTTTTTTAATCTTTCTAAAGAAGTTCCTTTATTCAATTCCTTGGGAAATATATATAATTTTTCTCCATGATTATGTATATCTACAAGTTTTTGATTTAGATTATTTTTTAATTTTTTTATGACTATTTCTATATTAAAACTTTTAGTAAATATAAAAAGCTCATCTACTTTTCTAACTTCAAAATATATATTTTCATCTTCTGTCAGCAGTTTTATTCCTTTTTCCAGTTCTTTTATAGATTTTACTGATATTTCTAATGATTTTTGGTACCATTCCTTAACAATTTTTCCTCTATAAAGAAGAATTCCCCCGTTGGCTGTCAGAGCATACTCTGGCTGATAATTTTCAAAAAATTTTATCCTTTGATATTGTTCAAGAGAACGTGTTGTTATAGGGATAAAATTCAGTTCTTTTAGTAATTCATGAGAAACTTTAGTCATATAGGAAAGTTTTTTTCCATTTTTTGTTTCAACAAGTATTTTATCTTTTCCTATATCTTTTTTATATGAATATATTAAAGTATTATCTAAATCTGTTGTAAAAATTTTCATTTTTATTCCTTTCAAATAAGTATAGGCGTTTCTATATAAGATACTTTTGTTTCTTTTTTATTAATTTTCCAAATTTTATCTATACCTAAAAGTTGATTTACAGATATATTAGGAATATTGATATTCGCTGCAAGACATGTATAATGTATTCCTCCAGACATTCTGGTATTTATTTCTAATAAATAAGGAATACCATTGTTGTATTTAAATTGAATATTGCAGGGATGTTCTACTCCATATTTCTTAAAAAAGTCTTTGCATGTATCTAAAATTTCTTTGTCGTATCTTATTATTTCTGTTCTTGTCAGTGTTTTTACTCTTGGAATAGAAATTAAACCACTTTTTGTTTTTAAACAGTCTACACTTACTTCTTCACCTTCAAGATATGGCATCAGCATTATTTCAACAGTATTTTCTCTTTTTTTAAAAGAATTATATACTTCTTCTGATGTAACTTTAAGCCCTTTTCTTACTAAAAAAATATCAGCATCCTTCATAGAATCATCAATTATTCTAAAACTTACAGCACCTTCATCCTCAACAAATTTAAAACAGATTTTTTTATGATTTACTTTTAGTTTTTGATAAGCCTCAATAAATTTTTCAGCTGTATTCACTATATAGTATTCAGGAATATTTCCAATTTTTAACATTTCAAATAATTCATATGTATTTTTTTTATTGTTAAGCTGCTTCATTTTTTCAAAATTTTTTTCTGCAAGAACTTTAACAGATATATTCTCAAATCTTTTTATATTTTTAACTATGGAAAGTTGTTTTTTTCTTGGGATAAATATATTTACTGAATGTCTTTGACAAAATTCTAAACAATATTGCACGTACTCTTCATCACTTAGAAAATCAGGTTCTTTTTCCCAGTAATCACATACTGTTTTCATAACATTTTCTTCATTTCCATTAGTACCTATTATATAAAATTCGGTATTATTATCATCTTTTATCATATTAACCATATGATAAGCAGTACTAAACCAGTGATTGAACCAAATAATGACTTTTTTCATTATTCCTCCAATTTAGAAGGGAGCATATGCTGCTCCCTTCATTTATTATTTATATCTAGCAGCAAGTTCACCAATACCATCATCAGTTGTTCCTTGACCTATTGCATTGAATTTCCATTCTTCATTATGACGATATACCTCTCCAAATATCAGAGCAGTACACCCACTATAGTCATCTGTCAGATTATATCTGCACATTTCTTTATTTGTTTTAGTATCAATTAGTCTTATAAAAGCATTTTTTATCATTCCAAAATGTTGATTTCTGTCTTTAGCTTTAAATATATTAACAACTATTACTATTTTATCGTATTTTTGAGGGATTTTTTTTAATTCAACAATAATCTGTTCATCATCTCCCTCCCCCTCACCTGTAAGATTATCTCCTGTATGTCTTACAGAATCAGTATAGTGCTTCAGATTTCCAAAATAAACAATATCTTTTTTATCTATCATTTTACCATTTTGAAGAAGCATTGCTGTAGCATCACAATCTATATTGGCCTTTTTGCCAAACATTGAAAAAAAACCGCCATTATCTTTTGAAGCTTGATCCCATCCAAGCCCTAATATAATTTTGTCTAAAGTGCTGTTATCTTTTGTAAGGCTTATCTTTTGTCCTTTTTGTAAACTTATTGACATAATATTATTCTCCTTTTTCTAATCAATATCTATTCCATAGTTGATGCAAAGAGCAGCCAGACCTCCTTGATATCCGCTTCCTATTGCATTAAATTTCCATTCTCCATTATTTTTATAGAGTTCTCCAAAGACTGCTGCTGTTTCAATTGAAAAATCTTCTCCTAAATCATATTTCAGTATCTCATTTTTTACATCCTCATCAACTATTCTTATATATGCATTTGATATCTGTCCGAAATTCTGCCTTCTTTCTTCCGCTTCATATATAGTAGCTGTAAATATTATTCTTGTAATATTTTCAGGTACCTTAGAAAGATCAATGGATATTTGCTCATCATCGCCATCACCATCACCAGTCCTATTATCACCCATATGAATAACAGAACCACTATTATGCTTCAAATTGCCATAAAAAATAAAATCACTTTGTGAAGTTACCTTACCATTTTCTCCTAGAAGAAATGCAGCAGAATCTAAATCAAAATCTCCACCTGTGTCAAATTTATTGGTATCCCATCCAAGTCCTACTATTAATTTTTTTAACCCAGG encodes:
- a CDS encoding HAD hydrolase family protein; its protein translation is MKIFTTDLDNTLIYSYKKDIGKDKILVETKNGKKLSYMTKVSHELLKELNFIPITTRSLEQYQRIKFFENYQPEYALTANGGILLYRGKIVKEWYQKSLEISVKSIKELEKGIKLLTEDENIYFEVRKVDELFIFTKSFNIEIVIKKLKNNLNQKLVDIHNHGEKLYIFPKELNKGTSLERLKKFLKADTVICAGDSEMDIPMLEKADISIFPEQLKKFLSRQKEQYAISEKEFFSDKMLQIVKKVFQE
- a CDS encoding flavodoxin family protein codes for the protein MKVMLLNGSPNEKGCTYTALREVEKVLNKHEIETEIIYLGKKPIAGCIACSKCFETGKCIWNDKVNEIAERLGEIDGLIIGSPVYYASANGSLIAFLDRLFFSAGEKMAGKLGASIVSCRRAGSTAAFDQLNKYFTISNMPIVSSNYWNQVHGFTPEDVMQDEEGLQIMRTLGENMAWLLKCIEAGKKMNIPKPEYEEKIMTNFIK
- a CDS encoding TerD family protein, yielding MSISLQKGQKISLTKDNSTLDKIILGLGWDQASKDNGGFFSMFGKKANIDCDATAMLLQNGKMIDKKDIVYFGNLKHYTDSVRHTGDNLTGEGEGDDEQIIVELKKIPQKYDKIVIVVNIFKAKDRNQHFGMIKNAFIRLIDTKTNKEMCRYNLTDDYSGCTALIFGEVYRHNEEWKFNAIGQGTTDDGIGELAARYK
- a CDS encoding TerD family protein, with the protein product MSVNLSKGQRVNLDKNITMALIGLGWDTNKYSGGYDFDLDASAFLLGKNEKVLKDEDFIFYNNLTAYNGAVTHTGDNLTGDGDGDDEVIIIDFRKIPQEIYKIAITVTIHDAVFRRQNFGQVSNAYVRVARMVNETDTDGQEVLRFNLMEDFSIETAIVVCEIYRHGNDWKFNAVGAGYQNGLKALCQNYGVNV
- a CDS encoding ATP-grasp domain-containing protein; protein product: MKKVIIWFNHWFSTAYHMVNMIKDDNNTEFYIIGTNGNEENVMKTVCDYWEKEPDFLSDEEYVQYCLEFCQRHSVNIFIPRKKQLSIVKNIKRFENISVKVLAEKNFEKMKQLNNKKNTYELFEMLKIGNIPEYYIVNTAEKFIEAYQKLKVNHKKICFKFVEDEGAVSFRIIDDSMKDADIFLVRKGLKVTSEEVYNSFKKRENTVEIMLMPYLEGEEVSVDCLKTKSGLISIPRVKTLTRTEIIRYDKEILDTCKDFFKKYGVEHPCNIQFKYNNGIPYLLEINTRMSGGIHYTCLAANINIPNISVNQLLGIDKIWKINKKETKVSYIETPILI
- a CDS encoding cyclase family protein, producing MKIYDLTHKIENNMTVYCDAEKPEIKSIFSYEEDNFNVTYLGLTSHLGTHLDVPLHLIENGRNICDFPVAAFWGKGICISFENLDTIDFDLIKNIDYLLIHTGWGKYWNEEKYFKNYPIISNKIVKKIADSHLKGIGIDCISPDNYDSCELKNHKLLLSSDKIIVENLYSLENILNKEFYFSCMPLKIAIDGCPVRAVAIVE
- a CDS encoding TerD family protein, with product MGISLKKGQKVSLTKDNPGLKKLIVGLGWDTNKFDTGGDFDLDSAAFLLGENGKVTSQSDFIFYGNLKHNSGSVIHMGDNRTGDGDGDDEQISIDLSKVPENITRIIFTATIYEAEERRQNFGQISNAYIRIVDEDVKNEILKYDLGEDFSIETAAVFGELYKNNGEWKFNAIGSGYQGGLAALCINYGIDID
- a CDS encoding calcium-translocating P-type ATPase, PMCA-type, yielding MGLTDLEVLASKEKFGSNIITEQETESFFDKLKDNFGDPMIKILCVALIINVIFTFMGQTEWYEPFGIAVAVILATFVSTFSEYRNENAFQKLQEEASRIMCKVYRNNEVTEISINDIVVGDWVLLQSGDKIPADGIITDGTIKVDQSVLNGETKEATKKPLAENYKDEEASMDFLNPYKVFRGAVVCSGNAVMEVTVVGDKSVYGQIASELQIDDDRESPLKLKLGKLADDISKFGYIGGIAIAIALLFQRIVIHNGFEMARIIAYCSNWIVLVNDLIHAVMLAVIIIVMAVPEGLPLMIAIVSALNMSKMLKDNVLVRKIVGIETAGSLNILFSDKTGTITKGKLETILFVDGTGKETKKYDHISEELKKIFSLNIFKNTNALITGDGDNIKIVGGNATERAILGFVGKNCCDLDVEVCCSLPFNSTNKYSACSVTGDCDITLVKGAPEKLLSKCKYYYTEEGEKKEFNDHDKIENIINELARRAIRVLAFASCEKKIHEDDKEIEDCTLIGIIGIRDEVRPESISAIKEVQGAGIQVVMITGDRKDTAVAIAKEAGLLTEEADLVYTSDELAQMTDNEIAAQMKNIKVVSRALPSDKSRLVKIAQELNLVVGMTGDGVNDSPALKKADVGFAMGGGTEVAKEASDIVILDDNFMSIEKAILYGRTIFNSIRKFIIFQLTINVAAVMVSFVSPLLGMENPLSITQILWVNLVMDTLAALAFGGEPALKRFMQEKPKRREENIVSSYMWSAIFTGSIWTFILSMFFLLTPQIKALFRPGINNEYLLTGYFAFFIFISVFNAFNARTEQTNLFDNIFENKGFLNIIILIVIVQVIMTYLGGAVLNCYGLTLKEWAAVIIMAFTIIPVDIIRKKIVIKK